Proteins from a single region of Thunnus albacares chromosome 14, fThuAlb1.1, whole genome shotgun sequence:
- the LOC122996893 gene encoding serine/threonine/tyrosine-interacting-like protein 1 isoform X2 — translation MKGCWEQLMHLHDLYKMGVVLSRVNNSCRAASRLPVNTLEIMSSISDREVNSTDSDHSSIIPIQTKVCEPEEVLVPALPETACVERGYITPQQVYNLLNAEEGQPALYDPYYILILDCRSAERYKDSHVVTARASVTVIHPELGCLISCIELQKYSIILLYAEEGCSPVGSVKARADSPALQRCFFQLSALGMDPVILLGGFSAFHALYHFLCTPRMVLLEPERHTLTIYPSEILEGALYQGSVSQASDYRIIKNLHITHVVNATANCPDAFPNTLCYLRLRLSDDAQQDLVEALPLASRFINTALKAEPAGRVLVHCSMGRSRSSALTLAFLMEHRHWSLLHALRWLKERRACTAPNVNFLRQLLTYEEQLFGSRLTSLDDIRR, via the exons ATGAAGGGCTGCTGGGAACAGCTGATGCATCTGCATGACTTATACAAGATGGGCGTAGTACTGTCCAG AGTGAATAACAGTTGTAGAGCGGCCTCCAGACTGCCTGTCAACACATTGGAAATAATGAGCAGCATATCTGACAGAGAGGTCAACAGTACTGACAGTGACCATTCTTCCATCATACCAATCCAGACCAAAG TGTGTGAGCCAGAGGAGGTGCTGGTTCCTGCTCTCCCAGAGACAGCCTGTGTCGAGCGAGGCTACATCACCCCACAACAAGTTTACAACCTGCTGAACGCAGAGGAAGGCCAGCCCGCCCTGTATGATCCTTATTATATTCTCATCCTGGACTGTCGCAGTGCAGAGAG GTACAAGGATAGCCATGTGGTGACAGCGCGGGCCAGTGTGACGGTGATCCACCCTGAGCTGGGTTGTCTAATCAGCTGTATAGAGCTGCAGAAGTACTCTATAATACTGCTGTATGCAGAGGAGGGATGCAGCCCAG tgGGCAGCGTGAAGGCCAGGGCAGACTCTCCTGCTCTCCAGCGCTGTTTCTTCCAGCTCAGTGCTCTGGGAATGGACCCAGTCATCCTTCTGGGAGGATTCTCAGCCTTTCATGCCCTTTACCACTTCCTCTGCACACCGCGTATGGTCCTGCTGGAACCTGAGCGGCACACCCTCACCATCTACCCCTCAGAGATCCTGGAAGGTGCTCTCTATCAGGGCTCTGTCTCCCAGGCCTCTGACTACCGCATCATCAAGAATCTGCATATCACCCATGTGGTCAACGCAACTGCCAACTGCCCTGATGCTTTCCCCAACACATTGTGCTACCTGAGGCTGCGTCTGAGCGATGACGCCCAGCAGGACCTGGTGGAGGCACTGCCGCTGGCCTCCAGGTTCATCAACACAGCGCTGAAGGCTGAGCCTGCCGGCCGCGTTCTGGTCCACTGTAGTATGGGCAGGAGCCGCAGCTCAGCACTAACGTTGGCTTTCCTCATGGAGCATCGGCACTGGTCACTGCTTCATGCCCTGCGCTGGctgaaggagaggagagcatGCACAGCGCCCAACGTGAACTTCCTGCGTCAGCTGCTGACCTATGAGGAGCAGCTGTTTGGGAGCAGACTCACCTCCCTGGATGATATCCGCCGATGA
- the LOC122996893 gene encoding serine/threonine/tyrosine-interacting-like protein 1 isoform X1 produces the protein MKGCWEQLMHLHDLYKMGVVLSRVNNSCRAASRLPVNTLEIMSSISDREVNSTDSDHSSIIPIQTKVCEPEEVLVPALPETACVERGYITPQQVYNLLNAEEGQPALYDPYYILILDCRSAERYKDSHVVTARASVTVIHPELGCLISCIELQKYSIILLYAEEGCSPGQQSTLIQIHIKSTRLSDCIKLFSLSVFCLCDCFYVCILVGSVKARADSPALQRCFFQLSALGMDPVILLGGFSAFHALYHFLCTPRMVLLEPERHTLTIYPSEILEGALYQGSVSQASDYRIIKNLHITHVVNATANCPDAFPNTLCYLRLRLSDDAQQDLVEALPLASRFINTALKAEPAGRVLVHCSMGRSRSSALTLAFLMEHRHWSLLHALRWLKERRACTAPNVNFLRQLLTYEEQLFGSRLTSLDDIRR, from the exons ATGAAGGGCTGCTGGGAACAGCTGATGCATCTGCATGACTTATACAAGATGGGCGTAGTACTGTCCAG AGTGAATAACAGTTGTAGAGCGGCCTCCAGACTGCCTGTCAACACATTGGAAATAATGAGCAGCATATCTGACAGAGAGGTCAACAGTACTGACAGTGACCATTCTTCCATCATACCAATCCAGACCAAAG TGTGTGAGCCAGAGGAGGTGCTGGTTCCTGCTCTCCCAGAGACAGCCTGTGTCGAGCGAGGCTACATCACCCCACAACAAGTTTACAACCTGCTGAACGCAGAGGAAGGCCAGCCCGCCCTGTATGATCCTTATTATATTCTCATCCTGGACTGTCGCAGTGCAGAGAG GTACAAGGATAGCCATGTGGTGACAGCGCGGGCCAGTGTGACGGTGATCCACCCTGAGCTGGGTTGTCTAATCAGCTGTATAGAGCTGCAGAAGTACTCTATAATACTGCTGTATGCAGAGGAGGGATGCAGCCCAGGTCAGCAATCCACACtcatacaaatacacattaaaTCTACCAGACTGTCTGATTGTATTAAATTGTTTTCactctctgtgttttgtctctgtgattgtttctatgtgtgtattttagtgGGCAGCGTGAAGGCCAGGGCAGACTCTCCTGCTCTCCAGCGCTGTTTCTTCCAGCTCAGTGCTCTGGGAATGGACCCAGTCATCCTTCTGGGAGGATTCTCAGCCTTTCATGCCCTTTACCACTTCCTCTGCACACCGCGTATGGTCCTGCTGGAACCTGAGCGGCACACCCTCACCATCTACCCCTCAGAGATCCTGGAAGGTGCTCTCTATCAGGGCTCTGTCTCCCAGGCCTCTGACTACCGCATCATCAAGAATCTGCATATCACCCATGTGGTCAACGCAACTGCCAACTGCCCTGATGCTTTCCCCAACACATTGTGCTACCTGAGGCTGCGTCTGAGCGATGACGCCCAGCAGGACCTGGTGGAGGCACTGCCGCTGGCCTCCAGGTTCATCAACACAGCGCTGAAGGCTGAGCCTGCCGGCCGCGTTCTGGTCCACTGTAGTATGGGCAGGAGCCGCAGCTCAGCACTAACGTTGGCTTTCCTCATGGAGCATCGGCACTGGTCACTGCTTCATGCCCTGCGCTGGctgaaggagaggagagcatGCACAGCGCCCAACGTGAACTTCCTGCGTCAGCTGCTGACCTATGAGGAGCAGCTGTTTGGGAGCAGACTCACCTCCCTGGATGATATCCGCCGATGA
- the si:ch211-248a14.8 gene encoding uncharacterized protein si:ch211-248a14.8 → MKYDFMRNSRCSGRQRKGCCTSAVKSLSSNHALKPLLPILCLVVVVIYGLADKLRNFVASIFIPQYHYPYVVALCFAQVLVSLLFLNLLHVLDLVPLKQYSRSLGERLLVPAICNSVHAVLAMWAKASSSYAGLIPLTMPLLPLLTVGLSFALKLASPPSIHISVLFSILSGSSIVITASQGVFGVESLEYMYAPLALILHSLSLTWLAKVAEAERQHSPDAQASIFDIYYTQLVNQSWVLGLLWLLHPDNPWQVLSKGSWHSLLFHGYLHAILLLGMVLNFMVGISALCVSPLAAALLHSAKELVQPFTQLL, encoded by the exons ATGAAATATGACTTTATGAGGAATTCCAGGTG TTCAGGGAGGCAGAGGAAGGGGTGCTGTACCTCAGCTGTGAAGAGTCTGTCCTCTAATCATGCACTGAAGCCCCTTCTTCCCATCCTCTGTTTGGTGGTCGTGGTGATTTATGGTCTGGCTGACAAACTCCGAAACTTCGTGGCCAGCATCTTCATCCCTCAGTACCACTACCCGTATGTAGTGGCTCTCTGCTTTGCCCAG GTTCTGGTTTCTCTGTTATTCTTAAATCTCCTCCATGTCCTGGATCTGGTGCCTCTGAAGCAGTACTCCAGGTCTCTTGGTGAGCGGTTGCTGGTTCCTGCTATCTGTAACAGCGTCCATGCTGTGCTGGCCATGTGGGCCAAGGCCAGCAGCTCATATGCCGGCCTCATCCCCCTCACCATGCCTCTGCTGCCCCTGTTAACTGTGGGTTTGAGTTTCGCCCTGAAGCTGGCATCGCCACCGTCTATCCACATCTCTGTTCTGTTTTCCATCCTGAGTGGGTCATCTATTGTCATCACAG CCTCCCAGGGTGTGTTTGGTGTTGAGTCCCTGGAGTACATGTATGCACCTCTGGCTTTAATCCTCCACAGTCTTTCTCTGACTTGGCTGGCTAAAGTGGCTGAAGCTGAGCGCCAACACTCCCCTGATGCCCAGGCCTCCATTTTTGACATCTACTACACCCAGCTGGTCAACCAGAGCTGGGTGCTAGGCCTTCTGTGGCTGCTGCACCCGGACAATCCCTGGCAGGTGTTGAGTAAGGGCAGCTGGCACAGCCTGCTCTTCCATGGTTACCTGCACGCCATTCTCCTGCTGGGGATGGTCCTGAACTTCATGGTCGGTATATCCGCTCTGTGTGTCTCACCGCTTGCTGCTGCGCTGCTCCACTCAGCAAAAGAGCTGGTGCAGCCGTTTACCCAGCTTCTGTAG
- the ecd gene encoding protein ecdysoneless homolog isoform X2 translates to MDALQRRVVQEDVVQYQLFLIQPDGSTSQQTEEHFSHLVEEILAKVAPLLMQYIWQNQPFNLKYHPEKGDVPAHIGGSTQFGDNVEDEWFIVYLLKQITEDFPELAARVEDNDGEFLLIEAADYLPKWLNPDTSENRVFLCRGELHILPCPSNSSPVGVSRDVVPSVAQAVALLSTHQEACRASSKICSALRRRLEGYPEKIRTGLHRAHCFIPAGIAMVLAQRPDLVAPAVSAFYLRDPVDLQACRSFKTFPPDARVLTSVTFTRCLYAQLQQQQFTPDRRSGFTLPPRSHPQYKAHELGMKLAHGFEILCSKCRLPSSEPDAPVSCNPQWKGFMDSLKRNGYFRGQLEGSARYRDLTKSAENFFKQSVASKSGDMSAGEEVLQLLHSCVPLNLEDLKKQESQLPQEDSDSWLDITAQDLERMLQERSGGRADVGSQNASFTKHSQHVGVAEERRKETEDDKEEEEASYSLVAVSQGMKNFLNAMSSHEGAELPWTNSTQPFSFDPNSMANALDRLLGSKEEELDSDDLDDDDDDDDDDDDEKEEGSSGPAEINGTETLDSLRKYMDQMDQELLSTNIGQSFNLTNNNKAGLDTGSLQPSATDGLPKEGAVEETEEEIQPLDVDLNLVTNLLESLSCQAGLAGPASNLLQSLGIHLPPNSDPS, encoded by the exons ATGGACGCCCTGCAGAGGAGAGTGGTTCAGGAGGACGTGGTCCAGTATCAGCTCTTCTTGATCCAGCCGGACGGTTCAACATCACAACAAACTGAGGAACATTTCTCACATCTCGTAGAGGAGATTTTGGCCAAGGTTGCCCCGCTGCTGATGCAATACATCTGGCAGAATCAGCCATTCAACCTCAAGTACCATCCTGAGAAAG GAGATGTTCCTGCTCACATTGGAGGCAGCACCCAGTTTGGGGACAATGTGGAGGACGAGTGGTTTATTGTTTACCTCTTAAAGCAAATCACAGAGGACTTCCCAGAGCTTGCAGCCAG agttgaGGACAACGATGGGGAATTTCTTCTGATTGAAGCAGCTGATTATCTTCCCAAGTGGCTGAATCCAGACACCAGTGAGAACAGG GTGTTCCTCTGTAGGGGAGAGTTGCACATCCTGCCCTGCCCCTCCAATTCCAGTCCAGTAGGGGTCTCAAGGGATGTGGTACCCAGTGTGGCACAGGCTGTAGCGCTGCTCTCCACCCACCAAGAGGCCTGTCGGGCAAGCTCCAAGATTTGTTCAGCTCTGAGGAGGCGACTAGAGGG GTACCCAGAGAAGATCAGAACTGGCCTGCATCGTGCCCACTGCTTCATACCTGCTGGCATCGCCATGGTGTTGGCACAACGACCAGACCTGGTCGCCCCTGCTGTTTCAGCTTTTTACCTGCGGGATCCAGTGGATCTCCAGGCGTGTCGAAGCTTCAAGACCTTTCCCCCTGATGCGAGAGTCTTAACCTCG GTGACATTCACCCGGTGCCTGTATGCCCAGCTGCAACAGCAACAGTTCACGCCAGACCGGAGGAGCGGCTTCACTTTGCCTCCTCGCTCTCACCCCCAGTATAAAGCCCATGAGCTTGGCATGAAGCTG GCTCATGGCTTTGAGATCCTGTGCTCTAAGTGCAGACTGCCATCTTCAGAGCCTGATGCTCCAGTCAGTTGTAACCCTCAGTGGAAAGGCTTCATGGACAGTCTGAAAAGGAACGGCTACTTTCGG GGACAACTGGAAGGTTCGGCACGTTACAGAGACCTGACAAAATCAGCAGAAAACTTCTTTAAACAGTCTGTTGCCTCTAAATCCGG tgaTATGTCCGCGGGTGAGGAGGTTCTCCAGCTGCTACACAGCTGCGTTCCCCTGAACTTGGAGGACCTGAAGAAACAAGAGTCACAGCTCCCCCAAGAGGACA GTGACAGCTGGCTGGATATCACAGCTCAGGATTTGGAGCGTATGTTGCAGGAGAGAAGTGGGGGGAGAGCTGATGTTGGCAGCCAAAACGCCAGTTTCACCAAACACTCACAGCACGTCGGGgtggcagaggagaggagaaaggagacagaggacgacaaggaggaagaggaggccagtTACAGCCTGGTAGCAGTCAGTCAGGGGATGAAGAACTTCCTCAACGCCATGTCGTCACATGAGGGTGCTGAACTGCCCTG GACGAATTCAACTCAGCCTTTTAGCTTTGACCCAAACTCCATGGCCAATGCACTGGACCGACTGCTAG gaagcaaagaagaagaacttGATTCAGATGATCTtgatgacgacgacgacgacgacgatgatgatgatgatgaaaaagaaGAGGGGTCCTCTGGTCCTGCAGAGATAAACGGGACAGAGACTTTGGACAGTCTCAGAAAATATATGGACCAAATGGATCAGGAGCTCCTGAGCACTAATATTGGACAAAGCTTCAATCTGACA aacaacaacaaggcAGGTTTGGACACTGGGTCCCTCCAACCCTCTGCCACAGACGGACTCCCGAAAGAGGGAGCGGtggaagagacagaggaggagattCAGCCTCTTGACGTGGATCTCAACCTCGTCACCAACCTGCTGGAGTCCCTCAGCTGTCAGGCCGGGCTGGCCGGACCGGCCTCCAACTTGCTGCAGAGTCTGGGCATACACCTCCCACCCAACTCTGATCCCTCATAA
- the ecd gene encoding protein ecdysoneless homolog isoform X1, protein MDALQRRVVQEDVVQYQLFLIQPDGSTSQQTEEHFSHLVEEILAKVAPLLMQYIWQNQPFNLKYHPEKGDVPAHIGGSTQFGDNVEDEWFIVYLLKQITEDFPELAARVEDNDGEFLLIEAADYLPKWLNPDTSENRVFLCRGELHILPCPSNSSPVGVSRDVVPSVAQAVALLSTHQEACRASSKICSALRRRLEGYPEKIRTGLHRAHCFIPAGIAMVLAQRPDLVAPAVSAFYLRDPVDLQACRSFKTFPPDARVLTSVTFTRCLYAQLQQQQFTPDRRSGFTLPPRSHPQYKAHELGMKLAHGFEILCSKCRLPSSEPDAPVSCNPQWKGFMDSLKRNGYFRGQLEGSARYRDLTKSAENFFKQSVASKSGSDMSAGEEVLQLLHSCVPLNLEDLKKQESQLPQEDSDSWLDITAQDLERMLQERSGGRADVGSQNASFTKHSQHVGVAEERRKETEDDKEEEEASYSLVAVSQGMKNFLNAMSSHEGAELPWTNSTQPFSFDPNSMANALDRLLGSKEEELDSDDLDDDDDDDDDDDDEKEEGSSGPAEINGTETLDSLRKYMDQMDQELLSTNIGQSFNLTNNNKAGLDTGSLQPSATDGLPKEGAVEETEEEIQPLDVDLNLVTNLLESLSCQAGLAGPASNLLQSLGIHLPPNSDPS, encoded by the exons ATGGACGCCCTGCAGAGGAGAGTGGTTCAGGAGGACGTGGTCCAGTATCAGCTCTTCTTGATCCAGCCGGACGGTTCAACATCACAACAAACTGAGGAACATTTCTCACATCTCGTAGAGGAGATTTTGGCCAAGGTTGCCCCGCTGCTGATGCAATACATCTGGCAGAATCAGCCATTCAACCTCAAGTACCATCCTGAGAAAG GAGATGTTCCTGCTCACATTGGAGGCAGCACCCAGTTTGGGGACAATGTGGAGGACGAGTGGTTTATTGTTTACCTCTTAAAGCAAATCACAGAGGACTTCCCAGAGCTTGCAGCCAG agttgaGGACAACGATGGGGAATTTCTTCTGATTGAAGCAGCTGATTATCTTCCCAAGTGGCTGAATCCAGACACCAGTGAGAACAGG GTGTTCCTCTGTAGGGGAGAGTTGCACATCCTGCCCTGCCCCTCCAATTCCAGTCCAGTAGGGGTCTCAAGGGATGTGGTACCCAGTGTGGCACAGGCTGTAGCGCTGCTCTCCACCCACCAAGAGGCCTGTCGGGCAAGCTCCAAGATTTGTTCAGCTCTGAGGAGGCGACTAGAGGG GTACCCAGAGAAGATCAGAACTGGCCTGCATCGTGCCCACTGCTTCATACCTGCTGGCATCGCCATGGTGTTGGCACAACGACCAGACCTGGTCGCCCCTGCTGTTTCAGCTTTTTACCTGCGGGATCCAGTGGATCTCCAGGCGTGTCGAAGCTTCAAGACCTTTCCCCCTGATGCGAGAGTCTTAACCTCG GTGACATTCACCCGGTGCCTGTATGCCCAGCTGCAACAGCAACAGTTCACGCCAGACCGGAGGAGCGGCTTCACTTTGCCTCCTCGCTCTCACCCCCAGTATAAAGCCCATGAGCTTGGCATGAAGCTG GCTCATGGCTTTGAGATCCTGTGCTCTAAGTGCAGACTGCCATCTTCAGAGCCTGATGCTCCAGTCAGTTGTAACCCTCAGTGGAAAGGCTTCATGGACAGTCTGAAAAGGAACGGCTACTTTCGG GGACAACTGGAAGGTTCGGCACGTTACAGAGACCTGACAAAATCAGCAGAAAACTTCTTTAAACAGTCTGTTGCCTCTAAATCCGG cagtgaTATGTCCGCGGGTGAGGAGGTTCTCCAGCTGCTACACAGCTGCGTTCCCCTGAACTTGGAGGACCTGAAGAAACAAGAGTCACAGCTCCCCCAAGAGGACA GTGACAGCTGGCTGGATATCACAGCTCAGGATTTGGAGCGTATGTTGCAGGAGAGAAGTGGGGGGAGAGCTGATGTTGGCAGCCAAAACGCCAGTTTCACCAAACACTCACAGCACGTCGGGgtggcagaggagaggagaaaggagacagaggacgacaaggaggaagaggaggccagtTACAGCCTGGTAGCAGTCAGTCAGGGGATGAAGAACTTCCTCAACGCCATGTCGTCACATGAGGGTGCTGAACTGCCCTG GACGAATTCAACTCAGCCTTTTAGCTTTGACCCAAACTCCATGGCCAATGCACTGGACCGACTGCTAG gaagcaaagaagaagaacttGATTCAGATGATCTtgatgacgacgacgacgacgacgatgatgatgatgatgaaaaagaaGAGGGGTCCTCTGGTCCTGCAGAGATAAACGGGACAGAGACTTTGGACAGTCTCAGAAAATATATGGACCAAATGGATCAGGAGCTCCTGAGCACTAATATTGGACAAAGCTTCAATCTGACA aacaacaacaaggcAGGTTTGGACACTGGGTCCCTCCAACCCTCTGCCACAGACGGACTCCCGAAAGAGGGAGCGGtggaagagacagaggaggagattCAGCCTCTTGACGTGGATCTCAACCTCGTCACCAACCTGCTGGAGTCCCTCAGCTGTCAGGCCGGGCTGGCCGGACCGGCCTCCAACTTGCTGCAGAGTCTGGGCATACACCTCCCACCCAACTCTGATCCCTCATAA